A window of uncultured Litoreibacter sp. contains these coding sequences:
- a CDS encoding glycoside hydrolase family 25 protein, giving the protein MPKLLLCALALCLSLPIAVNAETLTSGVDVSHDQGPVDWAKVKGAGVDWAYAKASEGDTVGDQTFATNWPAMKSAGLTRGAYHFYVVGDPPKDQLANFTKHVTLEPGDLPPMVDVERKQHPQGRTAMIADLHEFLSLLKAHYGVTPIVYTEPAFWNANFDGSFSDYPLWVAEYGVRAPRPVTGWTGWTIWQHSESGKVLGINTPVDLDHFKGTLQDLKKLAVPGG; this is encoded by the coding sequence ATGCCCAAATTGCTGCTTTGCGCGCTTGCGCTTTGTTTAAGCCTCCCCATCGCCGTCAATGCCGAGACCCTGACCAGCGGCGTTGACGTGTCCCACGATCAGGGCCCGGTTGATTGGGCCAAGGTGAAGGGGGCGGGCGTGGATTGGGCCTACGCCAAAGCGTCCGAGGGCGACACGGTGGGGGACCAGACCTTTGCCACCAATTGGCCCGCCATGAAATCCGCCGGGCTGACGCGGGGGGCCTATCATTTCTACGTGGTGGGAGACCCGCCCAAAGACCAGTTGGCCAATTTCACCAAACACGTGACGCTGGAGCCCGGGGACCTGCCGCCGATGGTGGACGTGGAGCGCAAGCAACACCCGCAGGGGCGCACCGCGATGATCGCCGACCTGCATGAATTCCTGAGCCTGTTGAAGGCGCATTACGGGGTCACACCGATCGTCTATACGGAGCCCGCGTTTTGGAACGCCAATTTCGACGGCTCATTCTCGGATTACCCGCTTTGGGTGGCCGAATACGGGGTACGCGCGCCGCGCCCTGTCACCGGTTGGACCGGCTGGACGATCTGGCAGCATTCTGAAAGCGGCAAGGTGTTAGGGATCAACACCCCGGTCGACCTGGACCACTTCAAAGGCACGTTGCAGGACCTGAAAAAGCTGGCGGTTCCGGGTGGATAA
- a CDS encoding MATE family efflux transporter, with product MTYPQHIRALLVLGLPLIGSHLAQFAVHVVDTIMLGWYDLTALAASVLATSFFFVVFIMGSGFAFAVMPMVAEAAEKDDAMRIRRVTRMGMWLSVIYAAVFLPAMIWSGALLQLAGQTEELSALAQDYLRIAGFGLFPSLLVMVLKSYLASMERTQVVLWVTVAAIGVNAGLNWLLIFGNGGFPEMGLRGAALASVLTQVLTLAALGLYATQVDGLRDHALFQRIWRPDTGALDEVFRLGWPIGLTNLAESGMFSASALIIGLIGKLPLAAHGIALQITSATFMIHIGLSQAVTVRAGRAVGRGDMAGLGRGGMAGVGLSLGIVGLTMIAFLGVPELLIKGFIAPDEPNREVILTIGASLLAVAALFQLVDAGQVMALGVLRGIQDTRVPMIMAAFSYWVMGIPASYILGITLGYGGVGVWMGLVIGLLFATVLLWWRFLRRFREMSAGVAQGG from the coding sequence ATGACCTACCCCCAGCACATACGCGCCCTTCTGGTTCTTGGGCTGCCACTCATTGGCAGCCACCTGGCGCAATTTGCCGTGCATGTGGTCGATACCATCATGCTGGGGTGGTATGACCTGACGGCGCTGGCGGCCTCGGTGCTGGCGACCTCCTTCTTCTTTGTGGTGTTCATCATGGGGTCGGGCTTTGCCTTCGCGGTGATGCCGATGGTGGCGGAAGCGGCCGAAAAAGACGACGCGATGCGCATACGCCGCGTCACCCGCATGGGGATGTGGCTGTCGGTGATCTATGCCGCCGTGTTCCTGCCCGCAATGATCTGGTCGGGGGCCTTGCTACAATTGGCCGGGCAGACGGAGGAGCTGTCGGCGCTGGCGCAAGACTATCTGCGCATCGCCGGTTTCGGGCTGTTCCCGTCTTTGCTGGTGATGGTGCTGAAAAGCTACCTGGCCTCGATGGAGCGCACGCAGGTGGTGCTGTGGGTGACCGTCGCGGCGATTGGCGTCAATGCGGGGCTGAACTGGCTGCTGATTTTCGGAAATGGCGGCTTCCCGGAAATGGGGCTGCGCGGCGCGGCTTTGGCATCGGTGCTGACGCAGGTGCTGACCCTCGCGGCGCTGGGCCTCTATGCCACGCAGGTCGACGGGCTGCGGGACCACGCCTTGTTCCAGCGCATCTGGCGGCCCGACACGGGCGCGCTGGACGAGGTGTTTCGGCTGGGCTGGCCCATTGGGCTGACCAATCTGGCCGAGAGCGGCATGTTTTCCGCCTCCGCGCTGATCATTGGGCTGATTGGCAAGCTGCCGCTGGCCGCGCATGGAATTGCGCTGCAAATCACCAGCGCCACCTTCATGATCCATATCGGGCTGAGCCAGGCGGTCACCGTGCGCGCTGGTCGCGCGGTTGGGCGGGGCGACATGGCGGGGCTGGGGCGCGGCGGGATGGCGGGCGTCGGGCTGTCGCTTGGGATTGTCGGGCTGACGATGATCGCGTTCCTCGGTGTGCCCGAACTGCTGATCAAAGGCTTCATCGCCCCCGACGAGCCGAACCGGGAGGTGATCCTGACCATAGGCGCGTCCCTGCTGGCGGTGGCGGCGCTGTTCCAGCTGGTGGATGCGGGCCAGGTGATGGCGCTTGGCGTGCTGCGCGGCATCCAGGACACCCGCGTGCCGATGATCATGGCCGCGTTCAGCTATTGGGTGATGGGCATCCCAGCCAGCTACATTCTTGGCATCACGCTGGGCTATGGCGGGGTGGGCGTGTGGATGGGGCTGGTCATCGGCTTGCTGTTTGCCACGGTGCTGCTGTGGTGGCGCTTCCTGCGCCGCTTCCGCGAGATGTCGGCAGGTGTGGCGCAAGGCGGCTAG
- a CDS encoding winged helix DNA-binding protein, with the protein MSIQQRFMPSEAHDFMAGYLESLALVERLHRLLLDVIKDEFERLGLLDINAVQALLLFNISDNEVTAGELKSRGYYQGSNVSYNLKKLVEMGYMHHQRCEIDRRSVRVRLTQKGREVRDHVQGLFSRHAEGMEKNGLLGTNGIDEINGSLRRMERYWSDQIRYIY; encoded by the coding sequence ATGAGTATTCAGCAACGTTTCATGCCCTCGGAGGCGCATGATTTCATGGCAGGCTATCTGGAAAGCCTCGCCCTCGTGGAACGGCTTCATCGCCTGTTGCTGGACGTCATCAAGGATGAATTCGAACGGCTGGGCCTTTTGGACATCAACGCCGTCCAGGCATTGCTGCTGTTCAACATTTCCGACAACGAGGTCACGGCAGGCGAATTGAAGTCGCGCGGCTACTACCAGGGGTCAAACGTATCCTACAATCTCAAGAAGCTGGTCGAAATGGGCTATATGCACCACCAGCGCTGCGAGATTGACCGCCGCTCGGTGCGGGTGCGTCTGACCCAAAAAGGGCGCGAAGTGCGCGACCACGTGCAGGGCCTGTTCTCCCGCCACGCGGAGGGGATGGAAAAGAACGGCTTGCTGGGCACAAACGGAATTGACGAAATCAACGGATCGCTGCGCCGGATGGAACGGTATTGGAGCGACCAGATCCGTTACATCTACTAA
- a CDS encoding mechanosensitive ion channel domain-containing protein — protein sequence MDTDTLPPFVAQALDYLAQGWDIAQGWLLSPAAWSQFAILVVAYGLAVVVSRMAVPRIAKVLTPPADNQSALATARRFVLQFLPLLLPLIAFVLTGVGEQATRSIFGSGEVIAFGKRVFIFIAARIFVRDILKVPFLKLLGKYILIPVAALYAVGLLDNATLFLEDTRVQIGNIGFSLMAIVRGVIAGSILFWLGGWSNQQSADYIEQQEIRPSLRTLLIKAVEFLIFGAAFLLLMNIMGINLSALAVLGGAIGVGLGFGLQKIASNFISGVILLLEGQATVGDYVELDGGEQGKIVKMMARAAILETFDGRWVVVPNEDFITTRVINYSDSGSANRFEAPFSVTYETDINRVPDIVEKAVATHKDVLSEPFPPDCELRGFGESGVDFACEFWVNGLDDGEHKYTSDILFLIWNALKDEGIEMPYPRRVIEIKGGMPGQD from the coding sequence ATGGACACCGACACGCTGCCCCCTTTCGTGGCCCAGGCATTGGACTATCTGGCGCAGGGCTGGGACATTGCCCAAGGCTGGTTGCTGTCCCCCGCCGCATGGTCGCAATTTGCCATTCTGGTGGTGGCTTATGGTCTGGCGGTGGTGGTCAGCCGCATGGCGGTGCCCCGCATCGCCAAAGTGCTGACCCCGCCGGCAGACAATCAATCCGCCCTCGCAACCGCGCGCCGTTTCGTGCTGCAATTCCTGCCGCTGCTCTTGCCGCTCATCGCCTTCGTGTTGACTGGCGTCGGCGAACAGGCCACGCGATCAATCTTCGGCTCCGGCGAGGTCATCGCCTTTGGCAAACGCGTCTTCATCTTCATTGCCGCCCGCATCTTCGTGCGCGACATTCTGAAGGTCCCGTTCCTCAAGCTTCTTGGCAAATACATCCTGATCCCGGTGGCCGCGCTCTATGCGGTCGGGCTTTTGGACAACGCCACGCTGTTTCTGGAAGACACCCGTGTGCAGATCGGCAATATCGGCTTCTCGCTGATGGCGATCGTGCGCGGGGTCATCGCGGGGTCGATCCTGTTCTGGCTCGGTGGCTGGTCCAACCAGCAATCCGCTGACTATATCGAGCAGCAGGAAATCCGCCCCTCGCTGCGCACGCTGCTGATCAAGGCGGTCGAGTTCCTGATCTTCGGCGCGGCGTTCCTGTTGTTGATGAACATCATGGGCATCAATCTGTCCGCTTTGGCCGTCTTGGGCGGCGCCATCGGCGTGGGCCTCGGCTTCGGCCTGCAGAAAATCGCGTCCAACTTCATCTCCGGCGTGATCTTGCTCTTGGAAGGTCAGGCCACCGTCGGCGACTACGTGGAACTCGATGGCGGCGAACAGGGCAAGATCGTCAAGATGATGGCCCGCGCCGCCATTCTGGAGACGTTCGACGGCCGCTGGGTCGTGGTGCCCAACGAGGATTTCATCACCACCCGCGTCATCAACTACTCCGACTCCGGCTCCGCCAACCGGTTCGAAGCCCCCTTCTCCGTCACCTACGAGACCGACATCAACCGCGTCCCTGACATCGTGGAAAAAGCTGTCGCCACCCACAAGGACGTGCTGTCCGAGCCCTTCCCCCCCGATTGCGAGCTGCGCGGTTTCGGCGAAAGCGGCGTCGACTTTGCTTGTGAATTCTGGGTGAACGGGCTGGATGACGGGGAGCATAAATACACCTCCGACATCCTGTTTTTGATCTGGAACGCGTTGAAGGACGAAGGCATCGAGATGCCCTACCCGCGCCGCGTTATCGAAATCAAAGGCGGGATGCCCGGTCAGGACTAG
- a CDS encoding GFA family protein: MNETTTGQCLCGASSFSVTEPHKFAIQCYCRDCQHVSGGGHLPQIGVARAAFSSAGPVKTYTQKSDAGSDLFFSFCAECGSPLFKATGKAADLVFIYPGALSHPPEVDFGNHVFESSRQPWDKG, translated from the coding sequence ATGAACGAGACAACAACAGGCCAGTGCTTGTGCGGGGCGTCCAGCTTCAGCGTCACAGAACCCCATAAATTCGCGATTCAATGCTATTGCCGGGACTGCCAGCACGTCTCAGGCGGGGGGCATCTGCCGCAGATCGGCGTCGCCCGCGCCGCATTCTCTTCCGCAGGGCCGGTCAAGACCTACACTCAGAAATCGGACGCGGGCAGCGACCTGTTCTTCTCGTTCTGCGCGGAATGCGGGTCTCCGCTGTTCAAGGCCACCGGCAAGGCCGCTGACCTGGTCTTCATCTACCCCGGCGCGCTGTCACATCCGCCAGAGGTGGATTTTGGCAACCATGTCTTTGAAAGCAGCCGCCAACCCTGGGACAAAGGTTAA
- a CDS encoding pyridoxal phosphate-dependent aminotransferase, translating to MSFLSETLSRVKPSPTIAVTQKAAELKRAGKDVIGLGAGEPDFDTPQNIKDAAVQAIADGKTKYTAPDGITELKEAICAKMKRDHGLDYTPAQVSVGTGGKQTLYNALMATLNEGDEVVIPAPYWVSYPDMVLLAGGTPVVAEASLQTNFKLTADQLEAAITPNTKWFIFNSPSNPTGAGYSREELKELTDVLLRHPHVWIMTDDMYEHLAYDGFEFCTPAEVEPKLYDRTLTCNGVSKAYAMTGWRIGYAAGPEKLIAAMRKVQSQSTSNPCSVSQWAAVEALNGTQDFLAPNNETFVRRRNMVIEMLNAAEGVSCPTPEGAFYVYPSIAACIGKTSAAGTLIENDEVFATALLEEHGVAVVFGAAFGLSPNFRVSYATSDENLKEACTRIQAFCAGLT from the coding sequence ATGTCTTTCCTGTCCGAAACCCTGTCCCGCGTAAAACCGTCCCCCACCATTGCGGTGACGCAAAAGGCCGCTGAGCTGAAACGCGCCGGCAAGGACGTGATCGGCCTTGGCGCGGGGGAGCCGGATTTCGACACGCCGCAAAACATCAAGGACGCCGCTGTGCAGGCCATTGCGGACGGCAAGACCAAATACACCGCGCCAGACGGCATTACGGAGCTGAAAGAGGCGATTTGCGCCAAGATGAAACGCGACCACGGGCTGGACTACACCCCCGCGCAGGTCTCGGTGGGCACTGGCGGCAAGCAGACGTTGTATAACGCGCTGATGGCGACCCTCAACGAGGGCGACGAGGTTGTGATCCCCGCCCCCTACTGGGTGTCCTACCCCGACATGGTGCTGCTCGCAGGTGGCACCCCCGTGGTGGCGGAGGCCTCCTTGCAGACCAATTTCAAGCTGACCGCCGACCAGCTGGAGGCCGCGATCACGCCAAACACCAAATGGTTCATCTTCAACTCGCCGTCCAACCCGACCGGAGCGGGCTATTCGCGCGAGGAGCTGAAGGAACTCACCGACGTGCTGCTGCGCCACCCGCATGTCTGGATCATGACCGACGACATGTACGAGCATCTGGCCTATGACGGGTTCGAATTCTGCACCCCGGCGGAGGTGGAGCCAAAGCTCTACGACCGCACATTGACCTGCAACGGGGTGTCCAAGGCCTATGCCATGACCGGCTGGCGCATCGGCTACGCCGCCGGTCCCGAAAAGCTGATCGCGGCGATGCGCAAGGTGCAGTCGCAATCCACGTCGAACCCCTGCTCCGTCTCGCAATGGGCCGCGGTTGAGGCTTTGAACGGCACGCAGGATTTCCTTGCGCCCAACAACGAGACATTCGTCCGTCGCCGCAATATGGTGATCGAGATGCTGAACGCGGCCGAGGGCGTTTCCTGCCCGACGCCGGAGGGCGCATTCTACGTCTACCCTTCCATCGCTGCCTGCATCGGCAAAACCTCGGCCGCTGGCACGCTGATCGAGAACGACGAGGTCTTTGCCACGGCCTTGCTGGAGGAGCACGGCGTTGCCGTCGTCTTCGGCGCGGCGTTCGGGCTCAGCCCCAACTTCCGCGTCAGCTATGCGACGTCGGATGAGAACCTGAAAGAGGCCTGCACCCGCATTCAGGCTTTCTGCGCGGGGCTGACTTAG
- a CDS encoding DNA topoisomerase IV subunit B, which yields MSDLLKTESADQYDASSIEVLEDMEHVRLRPGMYIGGKDERALHHMVAEIIDNSMDEAVAGHATWIEVELHDGGHVSIRDNGRGIPTGPHPKDPSKSALEIIFCTLNAGGKFSGDSYQTSGGLHGVGSSVVNALSDYLRVEVARNKELFAMEFSRGVPQGKLEKIGAAPNRRGTAVTFHPDAEIFGPLKLKPAVLYKMAESKAYLFSGVEIRWKTGIDDGTTPSEAKFRFPGGLSDYLMQTLGGSTTYADAPFAGSVSFEKFNAPGKVEWAINWTPSRDGFMQSFCNTVPTPEGGTHEAGFWAAILKGIKAYGELTNTKKASTITREDLTTGAGALVSCFIRDPEFVGQTKDRLATVDAQRMVENSVRDHFDNWLAANTKSAGAILDFLVLRAEERLRRRQEKETARKSATKKLRLPGKLTDCTAKSREGTELFIVEGDSAGGSAKGARNRETQALLPLKGKILNVLGAASNKLTTNAEISDLCEALGCGMGAKFNADDLRYEKIIIMTDADVDGAHIASLLMTFFFVQMRPLIDQGHLYLACPPLYRLTQGAHRIYVPNDEEKDKMMEKGLGGKGKIDVQRFKGLGEMDAKDLKETTMNPKTRQLIRVTLGEDVPGETGDLVERLMGKKPELRFEYIQENARFVEDVDV from the coding sequence ATGTCCGACCTTCTGAAGACCGAATCCGCAGATCAGTATGACGCCTCCTCCATCGAGGTGCTGGAGGACATGGAACATGTCCGCCTGCGCCCCGGCATGTATATCGGCGGCAAGGACGAGCGCGCGCTGCACCACATGGTCGCCGAGATCATCGACAACTCGATGGACGAGGCCGTCGCCGGTCACGCCACCTGGATCGAGGTGGAGCTGCATGATGGTGGCCATGTCTCCATCCGCGACAACGGCCGCGGCATCCCCACCGGCCCGCACCCCAAGGACCCGTCAAAGTCGGCGCTGGAAATCATCTTCTGCACGCTGAATGCGGGCGGCAAATTCTCAGGCGATAGCTACCAGACCTCTGGCGGTTTGCACGGCGTCGGCTCCTCCGTCGTCAACGCGCTGTCGGACTATCTGCGCGTGGAAGTGGCCCGCAACAAAGAGCTCTTCGCCATGGAATTCTCCCGTGGCGTGCCGCAGGGCAAGCTGGAAAAGATCGGCGCGGCCCCCAACCGGCGCGGCACAGCCGTCACCTTCCACCCGGATGCCGAAATCTTCGGCCCGCTGAAGCTGAAACCGGCGGTGCTCTACAAGATGGCCGAAAGCAAGGCCTACCTGTTCTCCGGCGTCGAAATCCGCTGGAAGACCGGCATTGACGACGGCACCACACCGTCGGAGGCCAAGTTCCGCTTCCCCGGCGGGCTGTCGGACTACCTGATGCAAACGCTGGGCGGCTCGACAACCTATGCCGATGCGCCCTTCGCGGGCTCCGTGTCGTTCGAGAAGTTCAACGCACCCGGCAAGGTCGAATGGGCGATCAACTGGACCCCGTCGCGCGACGGGTTCATGCAATCCTTCTGTAACACCGTCCCAACGCCCGAGGGCGGCACGCATGAGGCGGGCTTCTGGGCTGCGATCTTGAAAGGCATCAAGGCGTATGGCGAGCTGACCAACACCAAGAAGGCCTCCACCATCACCCGCGAGGATCTGACGACCGGGGCCGGCGCGCTGGTCAGCTGCTTCATCCGCGACCCCGAATTTGTGGGCCAGACCAAGGACCGGCTGGCCACGGTCGATGCGCAGCGCATGGTGGAGAATTCGGTGCGCGACCATTTCGACAACTGGCTTGCCGCCAACACCAAATCCGCCGGAGCCATCCTCGACTTCCTCGTGCTGCGCGCCGAAGAACGCCTGCGCCGCCGCCAGGAAAAGGAAACGGCCCGCAAATCCGCAACCAAGAAGCTGCGCCTCCCCGGCAAGCTGACCGACTGCACCGCCAAATCGCGCGAGGGCACCGAGCTGTTCATCGTCGAGGGCGACTCCGCTGGCGGCTCCGCCAAAGGCGCGCGCAACCGTGAAACGCAGGCGCTGTTGCCGCTGAAAGGCAAAATCCTGAACGTGCTGGGCGCGGCCTCAAACAAGCTGACCACCAATGCCGAGATTTCCGATCTGTGCGAAGCGCTCGGCTGCGGCATGGGCGCGAAGTTCAACGCTGACGACCTGCGGTATGAAAAGATCATCATCATGACCGACGCCGATGTCGACGGCGCGCATATCGCGTCACTGCTGATGACCTTCTTCTTCGTGCAAATGCGCCCGCTGATCGATCAGGGCCACCTGTATCTGGCCTGCCCGCCGCTTTATCGCCTCACCCAAGGCGCGCACCGCATCTACGTCCCCAATGACGAGGAAAAGGACAAGATGATGGAGAAGGGTCTGGGCGGCAAAGGCAAGATCGACGTGCAGCGGTTCAAAGGTTTGGGCGAGATGGACGCCAAGGACCTCAAAGAGACCACCATGAACCCCAAAACCCGCCAGCTCATCCGGGTCACCCTAGGCGAGGACGTTCCGGGTGAGACCGGCGACCTGGTCGAGCGGCTGATGGGCAAGAAGCCGGAACTGCGGTTCGAGTACATTCAGGAGAACGCGCGGTTTGTTGAGGATGTGGATGTTTAG
- a CDS encoding succinate dehydrogenase assembly factor 2, whose product MREEPRHDEPRETRVRRLKLRSMRRGIKEMDLILGGFAAAGLDGLSDADLALYDEMLSENDHDMYAWASGQAAAPDRFAALMAHVVATGGALKR is encoded by the coding sequence ATGCGCGAAGAGCCCCGCCATGACGAGCCGCGCGAGACGCGGGTGCGCCGTCTCAAGCTGCGCTCCATGCGGCGTGGCATCAAGGAGATGGACCTGATTTTGGGCGGTTTTGCCGCCGCGGGTTTGGACGGGCTGAGCGACGCGGATCTGGCGCTGTATGATGAGATGCTCAGCGAAAACGACCATGACATGTATGCTTGGGCCTCGGGGCAGGCCGCCGCGCCGGACCGTTTCGCCGCACTTATGGCACATGTGGTGGCCACTGGCGGCGCGCTAAAACGCTAA
- a CDS encoding helix-turn-helix domain-containing protein yields the protein MSEQAEDYFGNDTATFGDRVTAAREGLGLDQETFARKLGVKLKTVRGWEQDLNEPRANKLQMMAGMLNVSIMWLLTGEGEGLRDMDEEGALPADMAELLVDLRRTQADMRGLTNRMGRMEKRLKAMLDGV from the coding sequence ATGAGCGAGCAGGCAGAAGATTATTTTGGCAATGACACGGCAACATTTGGCGACCGTGTGACCGCCGCCCGCGAAGGGCTGGGGCTGGATCAGGAAACCTTTGCCCGCAAGCTGGGGGTCAAGCTGAAGACCGTGCGCGGCTGGGAGCAGGACCTCAACGAGCCGCGCGCCAACAAGCTGCAGATGATGGCGGGCATGTTGAACGTATCGATCATGTGGCTGCTGACCGGCGAGGGCGAGGGGCTGCGCGACATGGATGAGGAGGGCGCGCTGCCCGCCGACATGGCCGAGCTGCTGGTCGACCTGCGCCGCACCCAGGCCGACATGAGGGGGCTGACCAACCGCATGGGCCGGATGGAGAAGCGCCTGAAAGCCATGCTGGACGGCGTCTGA
- the ccmD gene encoding heme exporter protein CcmD — protein MMPDLGKYQDAVLSAYAVSLLALIAIIALSVWRSRAVKRQLAQIEAQLGEKPK, from the coding sequence ATGATGCCTGACCTTGGAAAATACCAGGACGCCGTCCTGAGCGCATATGCGGTGTCCCTGTTGGCGCTGATTGCAATCATCGCGCTGTCGGTCTGGCGCAGCCGGGCGGTGAAGCGTCAGCTTGCGCAAATCGAAGCCCAGCTGGGCGAAAAGCCCAAATAA
- a CDS encoding FAD-binding protein produces the protein MTNASATPPDITKIITEACARGMTVTTCNSGDYKERKAVHNARLDSDPLVIVTCRDAQDVSFWMQSLEGIDISISVRSGGHHHEGMCSNDDGVVLVMQPDIPLKIIGDFAWIAPGRKLGEIIGELASHGRMMPTGGCGSVNVGGLTNGGGWGMSYRNKGLTVDALREVEMVLPDGEIVSFDKEKFTKGNTDLATAKDLFWAIRGGGGGNFGVVTRFKFELYDPGPVFTTFALQYGKPSRHEAALAWMELCRSADHRLNTFARMSVADGDAIELRRPAFSIIGVFYGPQADCAEALKPVLAKEPFSISIEPHEFGTQDSYQRAMFLSAGGEGPRDNATGELLPLQAYALQVGALSADGPKSTCKTPEPHKISSAIVEDGCDEAVLTAAEAYIDAHQDKADTNMYLSLHGMGGCGADTTQNVDAAFPWRGKAYMLQVQAWWIKDSPKVKNCEILDWVCGFRKKLADTGHVEGAFINFPDRKQKIRLYYGGSWDELYRIKKQVDEDNRLGFEMGILGPRQ, from the coding sequence ATGACCAACGCATCAGCGACACCGCCAGACATTACAAAAATCATCACCGAGGCCTGCGCGCGCGGCATGACCGTGACCACGTGCAACAGCGGCGACTACAAAGAGCGCAAAGCGGTGCACAACGCGCGGCTGGACAGCGATCCGCTGGTCATCGTGACCTGCCGCGACGCGCAAGACGTGTCTTTCTGGATGCAGTCGCTTGAGGGCATAGACATCTCCATCTCGGTGCGCTCCGGCGGGCATCACCACGAGGGTATGTGCTCCAACGACGATGGCGTGGTGCTGGTGATGCAACCCGACATTCCGCTGAAGATCATCGGTGACTTCGCGTGGATCGCGCCCGGACGCAAGCTCGGCGAGATCATTGGCGAGCTGGCCTCGCATGGTCGGATGATGCCAACGGGCGGCTGCGGCTCGGTCAATGTGGGCGGGCTGACCAATGGCGGCGGCTGGGGCATGTCCTACCGCAACAAGGGGCTGACAGTGGACGCACTGCGCGAGGTGGAGATGGTGCTGCCCGACGGGGAAATCGTGTCCTTCGACAAGGAAAAATTCACCAAAGGCAATACCGACCTCGCCACGGCGAAGGACCTGTTCTGGGCCATCCGCGGCGGCGGCGGCGGCAATTTCGGGGTGGTCACCCGCTTCAAGTTCGAGCTTTACGACCCCGGCCCGGTCTTCACCACCTTCGCACTACAATATGGCAAACCCAGCCGTCACGAGGCGGCTTTGGCGTGGATGGAGCTGTGCAGATCAGCCGATCACAGGCTCAACACATTCGCCCGCATGTCGGTCGCCGATGGCGACGCCATCGAGCTGCGGCGGCCCGCGTTTTCCATCATCGGGGTGTTCTACGGCCCACAGGCAGATTGCGCAGAGGCGCTCAAGCCGGTGCTGGCGAAAGAGCCCTTCTCGATCAGTATCGAGCCGCATGAATTCGGCACGCAGGACAGCTATCAGCGCGCCATGTTCCTGAGCGCCGGGGGCGAAGGTCCCCGCGACAATGCCACCGGCGAGCTGCTGCCGCTGCAGGCCTATGCGTTGCAGGTCGGGGCGCTGTCGGCGGACGGCCCCAAAAGCACCTGCAAAACCCCCGAGCCGCATAAGATCAGCTCCGCCATCGTTGAAGACGGGTGTGATGAGGCGGTCCTAACTGCCGCTGAGGCCTATATCGACGCCCATCAGGACAAGGCGGATACCAATATGTATCTCAGCCTGCACGGCATGGGCGGATGCGGCGCGGATACCACCCAAAATGTCGACGCCGCCTTCCCCTGGCGCGGCAAGGCCTACATGTTGCAGGTGCAAGCGTGGTGGATAAAGGACTCACCCAAGGTGAAGAATTGCGAGATCCTTGACTGGGTCTGCGGCTTCCGCAAAAAGCTTGCCGACACGGGTCACGTTGAAGGCGCGTTCATCAACTTCCCCGACCGCAAACAGAAAATTCGGCTCTATTACGGCGGATCATGGGACGAGCTCTACCGCATCAAAAAGCAGGTGGATGAGGACAACCGGCTGGGCTTCGAGATGGGGATATTGGGGCCACGGCAATAG